In the genome of Myxococcus stipitatus, one region contains:
- a CDS encoding aminotransferase class V-fold PLP-dependent enzyme, with protein MTRPLESYRALFPVLQEQLYLNHAGVAPTSLRAAEAVRGWMDDLLYHGISHERGWEAHCERVRALAARTLHAEPGEMAFVRNTSHGLGLVAEGLDWKPGDEVAVASSLEYPSNVYPWLHLKDRGVVVREIQTPSGGVTPEAVAEALTPRTRLVAVSSVQFATGYRTDLEAVGALCERAGVLFCVDGIQSVGCVPVDVKKCRIHFLSADSHKWMLGISGIGVLYVAKEVLPRLRPVLVGWRSTTDAWNFNRTHFELRSDAGKFEEGSAAYPGLYALGAALELLQEVGVENIEARIRELLARLEKGLLELGCEVGPAPEHRAGILTFLPPGVQARALGAYLSEHHVAHSVRRGRIRLSPHFYNLPSEMDRLVELVRDYRA; from the coding sequence ATGACGCGTCCCCTCGAGTCCTACCGCGCGCTCTTCCCCGTGCTGCAAGAGCAGCTCTATCTCAACCACGCGGGGGTGGCCCCCACCAGCCTGCGTGCCGCCGAGGCGGTGCGTGGGTGGATGGACGACCTTCTCTACCATGGCATCAGCCACGAGCGAGGCTGGGAGGCCCACTGCGAACGCGTCCGCGCCCTGGCGGCCCGTACCCTCCATGCCGAGCCCGGTGAGATGGCCTTCGTGCGCAACACCAGCCACGGCCTGGGCCTGGTCGCGGAAGGCTTGGATTGGAAGCCCGGCGACGAGGTGGCCGTGGCCTCCTCCCTGGAGTACCCCTCCAATGTCTATCCCTGGCTGCATCTGAAGGACCGGGGCGTCGTGGTGCGCGAAATCCAGACACCCTCCGGCGGCGTCACCCCGGAGGCTGTCGCCGAGGCCCTCACCCCGCGCACGCGGTTGGTGGCGGTGTCCTCCGTGCAGTTCGCCACCGGCTACCGCACGGACCTGGAGGCCGTGGGGGCGCTGTGCGAGCGCGCGGGGGTGCTCTTCTGCGTGGACGGCATCCAGAGCGTGGGCTGCGTCCCCGTGGACGTGAAGAAGTGCCGCATCCACTTCCTCAGCGCGGACAGCCACAAGTGGATGCTGGGCATCTCCGGCATCGGCGTGTTGTACGTGGCCAAGGAAGTCCTTCCCCGCCTGCGCCCGGTGCTGGTGGGCTGGCGCAGCACCACGGATGCGTGGAACTTCAACCGCACCCACTTCGAGCTGCGCTCCGACGCGGGCAAGTTCGAGGAAGGCAGCGCCGCGTACCCCGGCCTCTACGCCCTGGGCGCCGCGCTGGAGCTGCTCCAGGAGGTGGGCGTGGAGAACATCGAGGCGCGCATCCGCGAGCTGCTCGCGCGCCTGGAGAAGGGGCTGCTCGAGCTGGGCTGCGAGGTAGGGCCCGCGCCGGAGCATCGCGCGGGCATCCTCACCTTCCTGCCCCCGGGGGTGCAGGCGCGGGCGCTCGGCGCCTACCTGTCCGAGCACCACGTCGCCCACTCCGTCCGCCGAGGGCGCATCCGCCTGTCGCCCCACTTCTACAACCTGCCGTCGGAGATGGACCGGCTGGTGGAGCTGGTTCGCGACTACCGCGCCTGA
- the cysK gene encoding cysteine synthase A, producing the protein MKANNILETIGNTPHVRINRLFPSRVTVHMKLERANPGGSIKDRIALAMIEDAEKRGLLKKSSIIIEPTSGNTGIGLAMVAAVKGYKLVLVMPESMSIERRRLMAAYGATFELTPRSLGMKGAIARATELASQVPDAWMPQQFDNEANIEVHKRTTAQEILKDFPDGLDYLITGVGTGGHITGCAEVLKQHWPKLKVFAVEPAKSPVISGGQPGPHPIQGIGAGFIPKNLHTQVLDGTVQVAEEDAFEFTRRSAREEGIFVGISSGAALAAVNQKLGEMTDGSRVLCFCYDTGERYLSIDSLFPAQG; encoded by the coding sequence ATGAAGGCGAACAACATCCTGGAGACCATCGGCAACACGCCGCACGTGCGTATCAACCGGCTGTTTCCGTCTCGCGTCACGGTCCACATGAAGCTGGAGCGCGCCAACCCCGGCGGCAGCATCAAGGACCGCATCGCCCTGGCCATGATTGAGGACGCGGAGAAGCGCGGCCTGCTCAAGAAGAGCAGCATCATCATCGAGCCCACCAGCGGCAACACCGGCATCGGCCTGGCCATGGTGGCCGCGGTGAAGGGCTACAAGCTGGTGCTCGTCATGCCGGAGTCGATGAGCATCGAGCGCCGCCGGCTGATGGCCGCCTACGGCGCGACGTTCGAGCTCACCCCGCGCTCGCTCGGCATGAAGGGCGCCATCGCCCGCGCCACGGAGCTCGCCTCCCAGGTGCCCGACGCGTGGATGCCCCAGCAGTTCGACAACGAGGCCAACATCGAGGTGCACAAGCGCACCACCGCGCAGGAGATCCTCAAGGACTTCCCGGACGGGTTGGACTACCTGATTACGGGCGTGGGCACGGGCGGACACATCACCGGCTGCGCCGAGGTCCTCAAGCAGCACTGGCCCAAGCTCAAGGTGTTCGCGGTGGAGCCCGCCAAGTCCCCCGTCATCAGCGGCGGACAGCCCGGCCCCCACCCCATCCAGGGCATCGGCGCGGGCTTCATCCCGAAGAACCTGCACACCCAGGTCCTGGACGGCACGGTGCAGGTCGCCGAGGAGGACGCCTTCGAGTTCACCCGCCGCTCCGCGCGCGAGGAGGGCATCTTCGTGGGCATCTCCTCGGGCGCGGCGCTGGCCGCGGTGAACCAGAAGCTGGGCGAGATGACGGACGGCAGCCGCGTGCTGTGCTTCTGCTACGACACGGGCGAGCGCTACCTCTCCATCGACTCGCTCTTCCCCGCTCAGGGCTGA
- the epsC gene encoding serine O-acetyltransferase EpsC, with the protein MDDPNARLVKALLDARQRHCFPPDVRRAAPEFVGQVLGLLFPHFAERLECTAAAVRRDVTTVEASLHRLRESLLSLYPGIDANIPARFMERLPDIYEWLRQDSQAIYDADPAARSVDEVILTYPGFLAIAIFRVAHGLHELDFPLLPRLLSEYAHQRTGVDIHPGATIGRRFVIDHGTGVVVGETTLIGDNVKLYQGVTLGALMVEKGLADKKRHPTIEDDVVVYANATILGGATVVGRGSIVAGNAWLTQSIPPNSVVTRRSEIRPRGADGALDSIEFHI; encoded by the coding sequence ATGGATGACCCCAACGCCAGGCTGGTCAAGGCGCTGCTGGATGCTCGCCAGCGCCACTGCTTCCCCCCGGACGTGCGCCGGGCGGCCCCCGAGTTCGTAGGACAGGTGCTCGGGCTGCTGTTCCCCCACTTCGCCGAGCGCCTGGAGTGTACCGCCGCCGCCGTCCGCCGGGACGTCACCACCGTGGAGGCCAGCCTCCACCGGCTGCGCGAGTCACTGCTCTCCCTCTACCCCGGCATCGACGCCAACATCCCCGCCCGGTTCATGGAGCGGCTGCCGGACATCTACGAGTGGCTGCGCCAGGACTCCCAGGCCATCTACGACGCAGACCCCGCCGCCCGCTCCGTCGACGAGGTCATCCTCACGTACCCAGGCTTCCTGGCCATCGCCATCTTCCGCGTGGCCCACGGCCTCCACGAGCTCGACTTCCCGCTGCTGCCACGGCTGCTCTCCGAATACGCCCACCAGCGCACCGGCGTGGACATCCACCCGGGCGCCACCATCGGCCGCCGGTTCGTGATTGACCACGGCACGGGTGTCGTCGTCGGGGAGACGACCCTGATTGGCGACAACGTGAAGCTCTACCAGGGTGTCACCCTGGGCGCCCTCATGGTGGAGAAGGGCCTGGCCGACAAGAAGCGCCACCCCACCATCGAGGACGACGTCGTGGTGTATGCCAATGCCACCATCCTGGGTGGCGCGACGGTGGTGGGACGCGGCAGCATCGTCGCCGGCAACGCCTGGCTCACCCAGAGCATCCCGCCCAACTCCGTCGTCACCCGACGCAGCGAGATTCGCCCCCGGGGGGCCGACGGCGCCCTGGACTCCATCGAATTCCATATCTGA
- a CDS encoding AMP-binding protein — translation MSQTPSYVHGLSATPLLGETLGQNLRRTVERHGEREALIVVSQGYRATYREFWDLTTQVAKGLLAMGVEKGDRVGIWSPNRFEWVVTQYAAARVGAILVNLNPAYRTAELEYSLNQSGTSVLLLARGFRQTDYRAMLEEVRPRCPSLRVALVLDDDWQLLLSNARHVSEHTLEARESSLQFDDPINIQYTSGTTGSPKGATLSHHNVLNNGYFIGEALKYGPEDRVCVPVPFYHCFGMVIGNLACTSHGSTLVIPGEAFDALAVLEAVQAERCTSLYGVPTMFIAELEHPRFGEFNLSTLRTGVMAGSPCPVEVMKQVQSRMHMREVTICYGMTETSPVSTQSALDDPLDKRVSTVGRVHPHLEVKVVEPETGAVVPRGSAGEMCTRGYSVMLGYWANPEATAKAVDAAGWMHTGDLATMDADGYVRIVGRIKDLIIRGGENISPREVEEFLHTHPGVSEAQVIGVPSAKYGEEVMAWVKPKPGVTLTPEELTRHCTGRIATFKIPRYWKLVDAFPMTVTGKVQKFRMREVSVAELGLESAASIKTA, via the coding sequence ATGAGCCAGACGCCCTCGTATGTGCATGGTCTCAGCGCGACTCCCTTGCTGGGAGAGACGCTCGGGCAGAACCTGCGGCGGACCGTGGAGCGCCACGGTGAGCGGGAGGCCCTGATTGTGGTTTCCCAGGGGTACCGCGCGACATACCGCGAGTTCTGGGACCTCACGACGCAGGTGGCCAAGGGACTGCTGGCCATGGGCGTGGAGAAGGGGGACCGCGTGGGCATCTGGTCTCCCAATCGCTTCGAATGGGTGGTGACCCAGTACGCCGCCGCGCGGGTGGGCGCGATTCTCGTCAATCTCAACCCCGCCTATCGCACGGCGGAGCTGGAGTACTCCCTCAACCAGTCAGGCACCAGCGTGCTGCTGCTGGCGAGAGGGTTTCGACAGACGGACTACCGGGCCATGTTGGAGGAGGTCCGCCCCCGCTGTCCCTCGCTGCGAGTGGCGCTGGTGCTGGATGACGACTGGCAGCTCCTGCTCTCCAATGCCAGGCACGTGAGCGAGCACACGCTGGAGGCCCGCGAGTCGTCGCTCCAGTTCGATGACCCCATCAACATCCAATACACGTCCGGGACGACGGGCTCGCCCAAGGGCGCCACGCTGTCGCACCACAACGTGCTGAACAACGGGTACTTCATTGGCGAGGCGCTGAAGTACGGCCCCGAGGACCGCGTCTGTGTTCCGGTGCCCTTCTATCATTGCTTCGGCATGGTGATTGGGAACCTGGCGTGCACCTCGCATGGCTCCACCCTGGTGATTCCCGGCGAGGCGTTCGATGCGCTGGCGGTGCTCGAGGCGGTGCAGGCCGAGCGCTGCACGTCCCTGTATGGCGTTCCCACCATGTTCATCGCGGAGCTGGAGCACCCGCGCTTCGGGGAGTTCAACCTGTCGACGCTGCGCACGGGCGTCATGGCGGGCTCGCCGTGTCCTGTGGAGGTGATGAAGCAGGTGCAGTCGCGGATGCACATGCGCGAGGTGACCATCTGCTACGGGATGACGGAGACGTCACCGGTGTCCACGCAGAGCGCGCTGGATGACCCGCTGGACAAGCGAGTGTCCACGGTGGGGCGGGTGCATCCCCATCTGGAGGTGAAGGTCGTGGAGCCGGAGACGGGGGCGGTGGTGCCTCGGGGCTCGGCGGGAGAGATGTGCACGCGGGGGTACAGCGTGATGCTCGGGTACTGGGCGAACCCGGAGGCCACGGCCAAGGCGGTGGACGCGGCGGGGTGGATGCACACCGGGGACCTGGCGACGATGGACGCGGATGGCTACGTGCGCATCGTCGGCCGCATCAAGGACCTCATCATCCGGGGCGGGGAGAACATCTCGCCGCGCGAGGTGGAGGAGTTCCTGCACACGCATCCGGGCGTCAGCGAGGCGCAGGTCATCGGCGTGCCGAGCGCGAAGTATGGCGAGGAGGTGATGGCCTGGGTGAAGCCGAAGCCGGGCGTGACGCTCACGCCCGAGGAGCTCACCCGGCACTGCACGGGACGCATCGCCACGTTCAAGATTCCGCGCTACTGGAAGCTGGTGGATGCGTTCCCGATGACGGTGACAGGGAAGGTGCAGAAGTTCCGGATGCGGGAGGTCTCCGTGGCCGAGCTGGGCCTGGAGTCCGCCGCGTCCATCAAGACCGCTTGA
- a CDS encoding TfoX/Sxy family protein, whose protein sequence is MAGTDSYAEYVMELLEKVGPIQGRRMFGGWGFYFEGKMFAIISQGQLFLKVDDITKPEFQAAGCKPFVYEGKGRHVEMAYWTPPADASDDAYEMLPWARRAVDASRRAALKKAPAKKKAPAARKAPAAKKKAPAAKKAPARKKTARLKRS, encoded by the coding sequence GTGGCAGGGACGGACAGTTATGCGGAGTACGTGATGGAGCTGCTCGAGAAGGTCGGCCCCATCCAGGGTCGACGGATGTTCGGCGGCTGGGGCTTCTATTTCGAGGGGAAGATGTTCGCCATCATCTCCCAGGGGCAGCTCTTCCTGAAGGTCGACGACATCACGAAGCCCGAGTTCCAGGCCGCGGGCTGCAAGCCCTTCGTCTACGAAGGCAAGGGACGGCACGTGGAGATGGCCTACTGGACGCCCCCCGCCGACGCGAGCGACGACGCCTACGAGATGCTCCCCTGGGCCCGCCGCGCCGTTGATGCGTCCCGCAGGGCCGCGCTGAAGAAGGCCCCCGCGAAGAAGAAGGCTCCGGCCGCCAGGAAAGCCCCGGCCGCGAAGAAGAAGGCCCCGGCCGCGAAGAAGGCTCCCGCCCGGAAGAAGACGGCTCGCCTCAAGCGGTCTTGA
- a CDS encoding endonuclease/exonuclease/phosphatase family protein: MPLKVMTFNVLQGGEERFDDIIAFLARTPPDVIVLQECLGWDDGGRLRRVAEALDVPQDEAHLVLGQSRSRPSGRCYHVAVVSRPPIRSLRVHNDRHFLGHSIVECELEAGGPVTLFGTHFDAHHEKLRYVEARYLRAILDAARFREGQYLLAGDLNSLSRRDPYPVDLADRLRRAGTDKFDHPPRFDVIDDVEDYGWVDTLQMRGSPSRWVTARRNRGGVTIDYRTDYVFASPRMAERLISADVIDVGDMSDHNPVVATFR; encoded by the coding sequence ACGACATCATCGCCTTCCTGGCTCGCACGCCTCCGGATGTCATCGTGTTGCAGGAGTGCCTCGGCTGGGACGACGGTGGCCGGCTGCGCCGGGTCGCGGAGGCGCTGGACGTTCCCCAGGACGAAGCGCACCTGGTGCTGGGGCAATCCCGCTCGCGGCCCAGCGGCCGCTGCTACCACGTGGCCGTGGTGAGCCGTCCTCCGATTCGCTCGCTGCGTGTCCACAACGACCGCCACTTCCTGGGCCACAGCATCGTCGAGTGCGAGCTGGAGGCCGGCGGACCGGTGACGCTCTTCGGCACCCACTTCGACGCGCACCACGAGAAGCTCCGCTATGTGGAGGCGCGCTACCTGCGCGCCATCCTGGACGCGGCGAGGTTCCGCGAGGGCCAGTACCTGCTGGCTGGAGACCTCAACTCGCTCTCCCGGAGGGACCCGTACCCGGTGGACCTGGCGGACCGCCTGCGCCGCGCGGGAACGGACAAGTTCGACCACCCGCCTCGCTTCGACGTCATCGACGACGTCGAGGACTATGGCTGGGTGGATACGCTGCAGATGCGCGGGTCGCCTTCGCGGTGGGTGACGGCGCGGCGCAACCGGGGCGGCGTCACCATCGACTACCGCACGGACTACGTCTTCGCCTCGCCGCGCATGGCCGAGCGGCTCATCTCCGCGGACGTTATCGACGTGGGTGATATGTCCGACCACAATCCGGTGGTGGCGACATTCCGCTGA